The stretch of DNA aatcacaagcattcttatacaccaataatagacaaacagagagccaaatcatgagtgaactcccattcacaattgcttcaaagagaataaaatacctaggaatccaccttacaagggatgtgaaggacctcttcaaggagaactacaaaccactgctcaatgaaataaaagaggataaaaacaaatggaagaacattccatgctcatgggtaggaagaatcaatattgtgacaatggccatactgcccaaggtaatttacagattcaatgccatccccatcaagctaacaatgtctttcttcacagaattggaaaaaactactttaaagttcatatggaaccaaaaaagagcccgcatcgccaagtcaatcctaagccaaaagaacaaagctggaggcatcacactacctgacttcaaactatactacaaggctacagtaaacaaaacagcatggtactggtaccaaaacagagatatagatcaatggaacagaacagagccctcagaaataacaccgcatatctgcaactatctgatctttgacaaacctgacaaaaacaagcaatgggaaaggattccctatttaataaatggtgctgggaaaactggctagccatatgtagaaagctgaaactggatcccttccttacaccttatacaaaaattaattcaagatggattaaagacttaaacgttagacctaaaaccataaaaaccctagaagaaaacctaggcattaccattcaggacataggcaagggcaaggacttcaggtctaaaacaccaaaagcaatggcaataaaagccaaaattgacaaatgggatctaattaaactaaagatcttctgcgcagcaaaagaaactaccatcagagtgaacaggcaacccacaaaatgggagaaaattttcacaacctactcatctgacaaagggctaatatccagaatctacaatgaactcaaacaaatttacaagaaaaaaaaaaccccatccaaaagtgggcgaaggacatgaacagacacttctcaaaagaagacatttatgcagccaaaaaacacatgaaaaaatgttcaccatcactggccatcagaggaatgcaaatcaaaaccacaatgagatatcatctcacaccagttagaatggcaatcattaaaaagtcaggaaacaacaggtgctggagaggatgtggagaaataggaacacttttacactgttggttggattgtaaactagttcaaccattgtggcgattcctcagggatctagaactagaaataccatttgacccagccatcccattactgggtatatacccaaaggactataaatcatgctgctataaagacacatgcacacgtatgtttattgcggcactactcacaatagcaaacttggaaccaacccaaatgtccaataatgatagactaagaaaatgtggcacatatacaccatggaatactatgcagccataaaaaatgatgagttcatgtcctttgtagggacatggatgaagttggaaatcctcattctcagtaaactattgcaagaacaaaaaaccaaacaccgcatattctcactcataggtgggaattaaacaatgagaacacatggacacaggaaggggaacatcacactctggggactgttgtggggtgcggggagggggtagggatagcattgggagatatacctaatgctagatgacgagttagtgggtgcagcgcaccagcatgtcacatgtatacatatgtaactaacctgcacattgtgcacatgtaccctaaaacttaaagtataataataataaaaacaaaacaaaacaaaacaaaaagaaaaacaaaacaaacaaacaaaaaaagcaccgaaccaatccaaatgtccatcagtgatcgactggattaagaaaatgtggcacatatacaccatggaatactacgccgccatgaaaaggatgagttcatgtctcttgcagggacatgcatgaagctggaaaccatcattctcagcaaaatatcgcaaggacagaaaaccaaacaccacatgttctcattcataattggtagttgaacaatgagaatacatggacacagcgaggggagcatcacacacccgAGCCTATCGGGGGatggggggttaggggagggatagcattaggagaaatacctaatgtaggtgacgggttgatagatgcagcaaaccatcatggcacgtgtatacctatgtaacaaagctgcacattctgcacatgtaccccagaacttgaagtattataaaaaaaaaaaaagcatcatctGGTCTCACTAGAAGTTCCTGAGACACCACAGTATACTTTGGTGAGTGTTTCTTGATATCGGTAATAGGGCAGTTTCTGATTATTTCTTGAGGCATGTGCTCATTTTTTGAGTCATGTGCAGGTATATGAATTCTATATCCTAGTATGACATCTGAGGACTTACTTTTGATATATCTTCACTCTCCTTCAAATTGTCTAAAATATTCCCCTTTATCTTTGAAATGATGTAAGATTTCTTATCTTCTCTATGTTTGCCATAATGAGACTTTTGGGGGCACACTTGTGTGTCACAGACATCCCAAAATCATGATGACAAGCTAATGCTTTACTCATAGTGCCCAATTTATATCTATATCCAGGAATGAAAATGTCTTTAGCATCTCAGGTAATAAGGAGTTATCAGGCACACCTAGAGAAAAGAAGTGCTTTTAAGAACATAGTGGTAATGTACTTTGGCTTTGGAATTCAACAGAACTACAGTTGGTCCTCCGTATTTGTGGGTTCCAcattcatggattcaaccaatcTTGGGTCAAAAGTATTGGAAAAAAAACTTCCATCTACACTGAACATGCACAGATTATTTTCCcctgtcattattccctaaacaatatagaaTATCAattatttacacagcatttatatTGTATCAGTCATGATGAgtgatttcaaaattatttaagcaTAAAGGAGTATGTGCATAGGCTACATGCAAACACTACCATTTTAGGTATGGAACATGAACATCTACAGATGTTGCTATCCAGGAGAGCTCCTGGAAACAACCTCTCACATCGAGAAACGATGATACTTCAAATACTTTTCCTGTCTctttttcaaaatctgaaacctTGGCAAGGGACATAACCTCTTTAAATCCCAGTTTATATACAATGGGCATGATAATAGCTCCTTTTTCCAAGGGTCATTATTAGCActaactgaaattatttttatagcaactACCATAGTTCCAGCACAGGTAAGCACATTTCTATTGTAATATGATTACAATAGAATGTAAGCACATATATAAAGATTATAATTAGAGCTTATGTTTCTATTTACATTTCAATGTGCTTAATAGAAACATAAGCTCTAATTATAATCTTTTGAAAACAAatgttgcatatttattttagttatgaTAGGTGATAGATATATAGGCCTTTTAATATTTGAACCATTTATCTCTTTCTACTCTTTTGTTATTACATAAAAGTCTATTTTCATTAAAAGGTTTTatccttatttaaaattattttatcatttactaccagaAGTAAATTTACTGAATTAAAGTGGCATCTATGATCGAATCATTTTCCAGAAATTAACATACAAATTACACTTAAGAAAGTATGAATGTTTCTACACTGCCATTTCCTTATTTGCATAGCATGTTGTCATAAAAATTTCTCTGttattttgaaagtttaaaacaCCAATTATACGATTTAACTTTCCATTATTGCATTTTTGGATGCAGTTGAACATTGTTTTATGCTTCTTTGTAGTTGTATTTCTTTTACTGTTAACTTTGTCATATAGTTTTTCTTAatctattgtatttttcttgataaatattgatatatttaatttttgatatttaagATAGTAATCTCttccatatttttataaatatttttgaaatgtttaaattttaccattttttgcTACAGagaaaatttcacttttaaagaTTATATCTACTTGTCTTTCTCTGTGATTCTTGTCTATTGCTGCTATTTACAAAGTCTTCACAAAGGAAAgatttaaatgcttatattattttctctattttattttttgtcactgATTTTCATTTAGTTacttaattcattttgaaattaGTTTTGTGGGAATTGAGAGATGAACCACCAAATAGCTAactattgaataattttttttctaattcagttttgatttctgtcttcatttccttatttcttgtacatatatataaacatttcttttttcttagtgtttCCAGAGGCTCAGGTTAAGATGAATGCCCCTTGAAATTGATGCACAATATTTCTTTCAACTACAGCTCTCTTGCCCCTGTAAACTCTATCCCAGCTTCGGAGTACTTATAGAAGGAAGTCTTTTAGAACTAATTTTTGAGAGATTGTACAGTTCAAGCTTAAGCATGCAGTTTCAAATCACATTCAACAAGCTAATGAAACTGTGATTCAATATGGCTTTCTAACTTATTGCTCTGTGAGGACACCAGGGGCAGCAAAGGCTGTCACCACCAGAGTTGATTTACTGGGCTCCCTGTGGGACCCAGGTCCCAAGATGCGATGCCTCCGTGTAATCCTGAAGCGACCTGCCACACCTTCCACCCTCCAGACTAGAGATCTGCAAGGGGCTTATACCGCACCTGCTCTCTGAGCTaagctgagaaaacagaagccacaGATGGTGACGAGGGTACCTCCAAGGCAGGAGAAACCACAGGTAAGACTCCTCTGTGAAtcatcaggaaaaagaaaagggcacATGACTTGTTAGAACATAAGAATTAATACGAGTTATCCACTTAAAGCAGTGCCTAAATGTAgatagtactcaataaatgtgattgTCTTCACCTGGGCTGTTAAACAGACTTCTGactatttcctctctttctcttctttcctatgTTTCCTCCCTTATTTCCAGTTATTTTTTATGtcatagaaataaaatcaatatcaGAAGACATTAGCTAATGAGAATAGGACAGAGTAGAAATAGACTGCAGTACAGTAATAAAAccttaatgaatgaaaaaattaggAGATGAAGAAAAAGTAGCAATAGGTTTAGAACTAGTGAAATAGGTGAGAATGCTGCTACAAAAGTCAAAGGAGATATTTGGAAAAAGACACTGGATTTAtatcaaaaaaagataaagattgaATATTAAGCATCACATTTATACAATAGAGTTCATTTTTAGCCTTTGTGAGAACAGTATTGATAGTGAGATTTGTATGAAAGGCTGATTTAAATGTGCTGAAAACTGAATGGGAGTGGGAAAATGGGGGCAGGAAAAATTAGAGTTACCCATGAATTAATATATATTCCGTCATCAAGGGAAGATTAGCTGTGTGGGAGCAGTCTGCAGAATTGGGCTAAGGAAAGGATATCATATATCACAATGTTCTTAAATCTTGCTTTAGTTACCCTCAACAACTCTGAACATTTATTTGTGTAGAATTTGGATTAAATGGGGCAAAGAGATATTATttctaatgtttctttttctccctgagTGAAGATCCTGAATCTGAAGACACATTCATCAGTCATGTCCCAGGTGACTAACACCACACAAGAAGGCATCTACTTCATCCTCACGGACATCCCTGGATTTGAGGCCTCCCACATCTGGATCTCCATCCCCGTCTGCTGTCTCTACACCATCTCCATCATGGGCAATACCACCATCCTCACTGTCATTCGCACAGAGCCATCTGTCCACCAGCGCATGTATCTGTTTCTCTCCATGCTGGCCCTGACGGACCTGGGTCTCACCCTCACCACCCTACCCACAGTCATGCAGCTTCTCTGGTTCAACGTTCGTAGAATCAGCTCTGAGGCCTGTTTTGCtcagtttttcttccttcatgGATTCTCCTTTATGGAGTCTTCTGTCCTCCTGGCTATGTCCGTTGACTGCTATGTGGCCATCTGCTGTCCCCTCCATTATGCCTCCATCCTCACCAATGAAGTCATTGGTAGAACTGGGTTAGCCATCATTTGCTGCTGTGTTCTGGCGgttcttccctcccttttcttacTCAAGCGACTGCCTTTCTGCCACTCCCACCTTCTCTCTCGCTCCTATTGCCTCCACCAGGATATGATCCGCCTGGTCTGTGCTGACATCAGGCTCAACAGCTGGTATGGATTTGCTCTTGCCTTGCTCATTATTATCGTGGATCCTCTGCTCATTGTGATCTCCTATACACttattctgaaaaatatcttGGGCACAGCCACCTGGGCTGAGCGACTCCGTGCCCTCAATAACTGCCTGTCCCACATTCTAGCTGTCCTGGTCCTCTACATTCCCATGGTTGGTGTATCTATGACTCATCGCTTTGCCAAGCATGCCTCTCCACTGGTCCATGTTATCATGGCCAATATCTACCTGCTGGCACCCCCGGTGATGAACCCCATCATTTACAGTGTAAAGAACAAGCAGATCCAATGGGGAATGTTAAATTTCCTTTCCCTCAAAAATATGCATTCAAGATGAGGGAATGCATTTCTTAAATTACTGACAAGTATGAGTCATAGGCTTAAGGGGGGAATATATTCAGAATtaggaaactataaaataaaacttcatcaTAATATTAAGGCAGTATGACAAGTCCCTGGCTTTTAGCATGGAATTTTTGGCTGAGGTGAGCTAGCAGCAGTGATTCTATGCAAAAGAGATATGGATCTGAGTTGATAAAATTCTAGCACATCTTAGCAGCTATCCCAACGGGAGGATTTTAATGGATTGAGTAAAGTTCTCTCGAAGCTTGTCTTTCTTTCTGGATATTTTTCTCTCCTACGGGCTTGTTTAAACTTAAACTCCCAGAAGTTTAAAGGAAATCCTGTTGTTGCCCCTATCACCTATTCTCTTAGGCAGTTCCATTTAGGCATTTAGGTAAACATTAGATCTTCTGTTCTGGGTCACTCTCACGGGTGATTGGACTTTCCTTTGCAAAGGAATGATAACATTTTGAGGGACAATAGACACATCAAGTTTTTCTGCCATTCAGATTTACCTAATTAACACCAGCACTTACCTAATCTGAATTAGGTAAATTCAGATTTACCTAACACCCAAGTAATTTAATTTACCTAATAAACACTCAGCAAGCAAAATAAACATATGCAAGAAGTCTAAAATTAGTGTAAGGTTTTAAGACTTTTCACAGTTCCTACCTTGCTAGAGTTTTTCAGTATTCAGAATTCAAACTTCTTTCTTGTGggaagaaaaactcattttttttccgGACCAGAGCAGacttttttcatacttttatgtTCTTAATGTAGCTCTGCTTCTTACAGGCAGATTTCCTTGGGCATCATGAATTTTTCACGAGCAAATATTCTAGTACAGTGATATGACCTTAAggatcataaaaaatattttgtggaaaCAAGATAAACTTTCCCAGCAATATCGGTTTGAAGGGACAACTATAAATTTGATCACAGCTTCTGATTGCTGGATTCATGGTGCAGGTGGTCAATATTGGGATCCACTTAGATTTGAATCAACATAGGCAGTGGGAGCACAGTGGAAGGTAGTGTTACAGAACTTTCTCCTTAGTTCCGCTAAAACTGAGCTC from Homo sapiens chromosome 11, GRCh38.p14 Primary Assembly encodes:
- the OR51Q1 gene encoding olfactory receptor 51Q1, with translation MSQVTNTTQEGIYFILTDIPGFEASHIWISIPVCCLYTISIMGNTTILTVIRTEPSVHQRMYLFLSMLALTDLGLTLTTLPTVMQLLWFNVRRISSEACFAQFFFLHGFSFMESSVLLAMSVDCYVAICCPLHYASILTNEVIGRTGLAIICCCVLAVLPSLFLLKRLPFCHSHLLSRSYCLHQDMIRLVCADIRLNSWYGFALALLIIIVDPLLIVISYTLILKNILGTATWAERLRALNNCLSHILAVLVLYIPMVGVSMTHRFAKHASPLVHVIMANIYLLAPPVMNPIIYSVKNKQIQWGMLNFLSLKNMHSR